The Candidatus Cloacimonadota bacterium genome includes a window with the following:
- a CDS encoding protein-glutamate O-methyltransferase CheR, with product MNEKVTDIVFKKFSKLVYEKSGINLTDKKKALFQSRVKKIMRSKGIEKYSDYYKFLAGDETGRELIIFIDRISTNVTSFFRGNAHFVFVRDHWVDEWREMNKNIPPGKREINIWSAGCSKGAESYSLGIVLLENLDPSEYRSIKIFSSDISKDSLAYATKAVYTTKEVKDVPSYLLHKYFYKGKNKSSGFVKVKENLRSIVEFQYFNLMDNFSPIHKTFDLIFCRNTMIYFDKPTKQKLVNKYYKKLKNYGYFFTGHSESLGIIKHDFFQIQPSLYQKRLKS from the coding sequence ATGAACGAAAAAGTAACGGATATTGTTTTTAAAAAATTTAGCAAGCTTGTTTATGAAAAATCAGGCATAAACCTTACTGATAAGAAAAAAGCCTTGTTTCAATCTCGCGTAAAAAAAATTATGCGGAGTAAGGGAATTGAGAAATACAGTGATTATTATAAATTTCTCGCAGGAGATGAGACTGGTCGGGAATTAATCATTTTTATAGATAGAATTTCCACAAACGTAACTTCATTTTTTCGAGGTAATGCCCATTTTGTATTTGTTCGGGATCATTGGGTTGACGAGTGGAGAGAAATGAATAAAAATATTCCACCCGGAAAGAGAGAAATAAATATTTGGAGTGCTGGTTGTTCAAAAGGTGCAGAATCATATTCCCTTGGAATTGTTCTGTTGGAAAATTTAGACCCTTCCGAATATCGAAGTATAAAAATATTTTCCAGTGATATTTCCAAAGACTCCCTTGCTTATGCCACAAAAGCTGTTTATACAACAAAAGAGGTAAAAGATGTTCCCTCTTATCTTTTGCATAAATATTTTTATAAAGGTAAAAATAAATCCAGCGGTTTTGTTAAGGTTAAAGAAAATCTTAGAAGCATAGTGGAGTTTCAATATTTTAATTTGATGGATAATTTTTCTCCGATTCACAAAACGTTTGATTTGATTTTCTGCAGAAATACGATGATTTATTTTGATAAACCAACCAAGCAAAAATTAGTAAACAAATATTATAAAAAATTAAAAAATTATGGATATTTCTTTACAGGCCATTCGGAAAGTTTAGGAATCATTAAACATGATTTTTTTCAGATCCAGCCTTCTCTCTATCAGAAGAGGCTTAAAAGTTAA